The genomic segment TTGCAAGCTACATGCCAGTCCCTAACGTCCCGTTCCGGGACTCAGGGTCAGGGAACTTCGGTAAGTCTAGTTCGTTATACGCCATTTCGTAAAAATTTCCCTAAAAACATGAAAAAAATAAGGAAATTCGTATAAGAAGCTATTTTCGCAAAGAAAATTCCATTCTCATTTATTGACTTTTCCATTTGCGTTAGGATAATATACCATATGAAAGTTGAATCCAAAAAAGAATTGATTGAGGAATTAACGAAAATCAAACCAATTCTCAATAATAATTTTGGTGTTCTGAAAATCGGAATTTTTGGATCTTTTGCAAAAGATAAAGTTAATTCTGATAGCGATGTTGACTTACTCGTTGAAATGAAAAGTCCCGATTTTGATTCTTTTGTAGGTTTAAAAATATTTTTAGAAAAACTTTTTGAAAGAAATGTAGACATTATTAGAAAAAGAAATCAAATTAAGCCTTCTTTTCTAAATAGAATTCAGAAAGATATTATAAATGTCTGAAGAAATCTATGAAAGGTTTGAATTTATTCAAGAATCGATCGTAATCATTCAAACTAGATTCGAAAAAATAAAATTCCCTGATGATCTTATTAATTCCAATGATGGAATTACAATTCTAGATTCAATTGCAATGAGAATACAAGCAATCGGAGATAATATTAAATCTGTTGTAAAATTAGACGATAAATTTCTAAATAAATATCCAGATACAGATTGGGAAAAAATTATGAAAATGAGAGATGTAATCTCCCATCATTATGAAGGTCTTGACCACGAAATAATTTTTAATATCTGTAAAAACAAAATACCCGAATTAAAACAATCTGTCGAATTTATACTGAAACTACGAAACGGCGTATAACAGCGAGGAAACGCTTCGCTTCGGCACAAGGCCTCGCTTGGGCTGCGCCACATTCCTCTCCGTCACGCTTTCTTGCGATCGCAAGAAGCGCGCCGACGCTAACGCCTGCATCCGCAGGCTCAGCTACGAGGAACGTCGTCTCCCCTAGTTCGTTATGCGCAAGAGAAGAATAAATATGTTAAATAAGAAAATTCTAATCCTAACCTTCCTCTTTGGATGTTTGATTACACAAAACTTTAAACAAGACAATTATGTAAAAGTTAATCCAGGTAAATTTCATTACGTTTCTGCTATTTCAGGACTAAATATAAGAAAACAGCCTGATAAAAATTCAGAAAAATATACTAAATTAAATAGCGGAAAAATTATCAAAGTTGATAGCACAACGAATAAAGTTGAAAATATAGATAATACCGTAGGCGAATGGGTGAAGATTAGATTTGATAACAACTTTTATTATGCATTTTCTCCATATTTAAAAGAATCTTCTTCTCTTGTTGAAGACTTATATAATTTAAATTCAAAAGACTTATTTCAATTTATAAATTCGAAATTAAAACAAAGACGCCAACCTACCGAAATTGACTGGGACGATTTTAAAAATAAACCGATTTTCTTAAATAAGATTTTGCAATTTGAAAATTATATCCTGATTTCAATTTCACCTACTGAAGAAAATTGCTCAAAATACAAGTATTCCGATTGCATGAATTTTATTCTTAAAAACGAAAAATTGATTTTTACAGATTTAGATATTGGTATCTCTACAGGTGATCCTTATCAACTATCTAATAATTATGTTCAACTTTCTTATTATGGCGGCGAAGGTGGTGATTGTAATTTCTATTCCTTCTTTGGCACTATCAATACTTTTAGCATTAATCTTAAGAATTTTGATGTCATCGAAGAATATACAGAACAAACAAATAAATGTAAAAATAAATGTCCATGCAATCCAAGTGAAGAAATTAAGAAAGTAGAAAGATCTTATAAAATAATCAAATCCAATAAAAATTACACTGACAGAGAAATGAAAAAAATCTTTGATTCAATTTAAAATAACTTCTCCTGCGCATAACAGCGACTTACCGCTTCGCTTCGGGACAAGCCCTCGCTCGGGCTATGCCAAATCCTCCTCCTGGCATTCGCCTTGCTTACGCAAGCTACATGCCAGTCCCTAACGTCCCGTTGGGACTCAGGGTCGGAGGACTTCGGTAAGTCTAGTTCGTTATACGCAATGTATCAAAATTATATAAAAAAGGATAAAAAATGAAAAACCACTATTGGATAATAATCTTAATTTCTATTTTCTTTAATATTGTATGTAAAGAAAATGTTGAACAAAAAGTAGATAAAGAATCTGAACATTTTTATAATATTGCCAAACCAAATCTAAACATAAGGAGCGAACCTAATGAAATTTCTCAAAAAATAGGTTCTATTGAATTTGGAAAAATTGTTACCGTTATTAGCAAAGAAAAAATTCCTGCTAAAATTAACAATATCAACGGACATTGGGTTAAAATACAATACAAAGGTTCAACTGGTTGGGTTTTCGATTCTTTTCTTTCAAAAGAATTACATAGTTTTTATTTAGTCGATAAAATTATTAAAACGGAGAAAGCTCCCTCCAATTCTTATTCTTATATCCTAAAAAGCACAGATGATTTCGAAGAAAAATGTAACGAAGAATTCGATTCAAAATTTTGTTTTTTTATAATCTCAGATGATAAGAATTATAATTCTCAGGTTTTCGAAAAAATATATCCTCTATATTGGGACAAGAATGATAATCTTATCGGTATAAGAAAATATGATGATAATGACAATACTCATATTGATTATTTTAGATTTAATAAATCAAACAAATTCAAGCCAGAAGAATTACTTAGCTACTCCTATATTAAAAACAATGATTCATCTCTTCAACTTCCAGAAGAATACATTGATTATAGTTTTAAATATTTAGAAAAAGTCTGCAAAGATTCAAATTGTTTTTATTTTATCAAGCCAACTAACTCAACTGAAGTTATACTTGAATATATAAAAGCTGGAATCAAACATACTATTTTAAAAATAGAAAATGATTCCGATTTTAAACTTGAAACTAGTCCAGAAAATGCGACCTTCTACTCATCAAACAAAAAGTTTGAAATCGATTTTATCAATTACAAAATTAAAGAACTCTAGTTTGAGCAAGATACACTGCGTATAACAGCACCTTAACGCTTCGCTTCGGGACTTCGCCCTCGCTCGGTCTGCGACACATAGGCTTTCTGTCACTCGTTTGCATACGCAAACTACGTGCCAGTCCCTAACGTCCCGTTACCGGGACTCAGGGTCAGCCTACGTCGTTAAGGCTAGTTCGTTATGCGTAATCCTGCAAATTAATTTATAAAGGAAAAAATGAATAAAAAAAAGATAATTTTACTATTTTCAATAATCATTCCATTCTCTGGAATTTTTAGTGAACCACAACGATATGGATTGTTTCTTGAAGCTATCTATGGAAAACCTATCTCTTTTCCACACACTAATCCAAATAAAGTTTCTGGTGATTTTTATTCTAACAGAAAAGGAACCGTCGATACTTTAGGATATTTTGTAAGAACTTTCGGAAATGAAAATGAATACTTATTAAGTACTTATGCATTCAGAAATGCCGATAAACCTAAATTATCAGGCGAAAATTACTCTATTTTAATTGAATATGTTTTTAAATCAAATTTTGGTTTAGGTTTTAGTATTAATCAAAATAAGTATAATTTAGAAAATCTTTCCATCGATAAATTTCAAGGAAATTTACTTCTTAACATTTACAGCGTTTTAAATCCAGAAAAAGCTTTATCCGTCCAGGAAAGAACTAATTTAGAAATACTTTCTCCTTATTTACAATTCGATATTCGAAATTATTTTATTTTAAATACTGCATCTATAAACTTTTCATATCACTTTTTGAAATATTCTAATTTTGATCCATATATTAGAATTCATGGTGGATATGGTAGTAAATCGAATTCTCAACCTACAATAATACAATATGGTCTTTCTCTTGGTTCTAGATATTTCATCAGTGATAACTTCTACTTAATGAGCGACATTCAGTTTAACAAGTCTGACGCTATTTATGATGCAAGTAGTTTCTTTGGAAATGGTGGTGGGCAAACTATCAGATGGTCAATAAATGAAGTAAATGTCCGTTTTGGAACCGGTCTTAATGTATGGTAGCAGGACTACGCATAACAGCGGGGAAACGCTGCGCTTCGGCACTTACGGCCTCGCTTGGTCTGCGACACATTCCCTTTCTGTCACTCGTTTGCATCCGCAAACTCCGTGCCAGTCCCTAACGTCCCATTCGGGACTCAGGGTCAGGGAACGTCGTCTCCCCTAGTTCGTTATACGCAATATTGCAGAAAATGATTTAAATATGAATAATAGAATCTTAATATTTCTTTTTACTTTTTTGATTAGCTGCAGCATTACAAAGCGAAATTTCATTAAATTAAACACTTATCATTTAAAGAAAATCGATAGTAATATTAATGATTACGTTATTCATTTAGAACTCATTGGGTATGGAAATACCAAAAATGAGTCTGGAAGTCTTCAATCAGGTATTATTGATTCCTTAAAAAGTTGCCAAATAATTAACAAAAGAATAAGCAAATACGTTGGCTTTTCGAAATTTTTAAATAATTCGTCTGAAACCTTGAATATCTTGTCAGATAATATAACTAATAATAATAAAATTAAAAGAATTGATCTTCACTTAAAATTTGATGATGATGAAAATATAAAACATTTCAGTTCTAATACAAATAAAAATTCTCAATATCTAGATTTTGATGAATATGAAACAAAACTACTCAACTTCAATCTTTATCATTATTCAATTTCAAACCCGATATTAAATTTTGAATTTTTAGAAAATCACAAACGTGTTGCACTTCGTTTAGAAAAAGTTGCATTAGTAGAATATTTCGACTTTGGAAAATTAATCGGAAGAGAGTTATGTGTAGCATTGAAAAATATTTAAAATTGCAATACTGCGTATAACAGTGCCTTAACGCTACGCTTCGGCACTTACGGCCTCGCTCGGTCTGCGACACATAGGCTTCTGGCACTCCCCTTGCCTACGCAAGTGTCGTGGCCAGTCCCTAACGTCCCGTTGGGACTCAGGGTCAGCCTACGTCGTTAAGGCTAGTTCGTTATGCGCAAGCTCAAAAAAATCACAATGAAATGCATTTATTGCTCCACTGAAATTACTAAAAAATCAGAAGAACATATAATTCCTCAATCCATTGGGGGCAAATTAACAACATTCACAGTTTGTGAAGAATGTAATCATGAACTTGGAAATAAACTGGATAAAGAGCTTTCAAATTTAACAAAAATAGCATCCGCAATGCTAAATGTTCACCGAGATAGGGGTAAAAGTCCAGGAATACAACTAACAGAAAAGGAAACAAATGAACCCTATGTTTTAAAATCCAAAAAAGGTCTAAAATCAGCCAGTGACATTTTAAAAATTGGAGATAATGAATACAAAATATATTATAATAATGAAATCGATTTAGAAAAAAAGTTAAAAATATTAAATAAGAAAGGAAATAAAAATTTAATTTTAAATGGGGAATCGCAATATCAAGATAATCCGAAATTCGAATTCATGTTTTCAACTGGGAATTATAAAGCTTTAAGATCAATAGCGAAAATTGCATATGAAGCATATTTACATTTCGGTGGAAATATTATCTGGGTAAAACATCTGATCTCTTATATAAAAGGATATTCTGCTGGATATATTGTATTTCCAAATTACAATGAATATCCAGCAGTAGAAGATTTTTGGGACAATAAACCTACGCATTCAATCTTA from the Leptospira ellinghausenii genome contains:
- a CDS encoding nucleotidyltransferase family protein; its protein translation is MKVESKKELIEELTKIKPILNNNFGVLKIGIFGSFAKDKVNSDSDVDLLVEMKSPDFDSFVGLKIFLEKLFERNVDIIRKRNQIKPSFLNRIQKDIINV
- a CDS encoding SH3 domain-containing protein; this encodes MLNKKILILTFLFGCLITQNFKQDNYVKVNPGKFHYVSAISGLNIRKQPDKNSEKYTKLNSGKIIKVDSTTNKVENIDNTVGEWVKIRFDNNFYYAFSPYLKESSSLVEDLYNLNSKDLFQFINSKLKQRRQPTEIDWDDFKNKPIFLNKILQFENYILISISPTEENCSKYKYSDCMNFILKNEKLIFTDLDIGISTGDPYQLSNNYVQLSYYGGEGGDCNFYSFFGTINTFSINLKNFDVIEEYTEQTNKCKNKCPCNPSEEIKKVERSYKIIKSNKNYTDREMKKIFDSI
- a CDS encoding HepT-like ribonuclease domain-containing protein, whose amino-acid sequence is MSEEIYERFEFIQESIVIIQTRFEKIKFPDDLINSNDGITILDSIAMRIQAIGDNIKSVVKLDDKFLNKYPDTDWEKIMKMRDVISHHYEGLDHEIIFNICKNKIPELKQSVEFILKLRNGV
- a CDS encoding HNH endonuclease, with the translated sequence MKCIYCSTEITKKSEEHIIPQSIGGKLTTFTVCEECNHELGNKLDKELSNLTKIASAMLNVHRDRGKSPGIQLTEKETNEPYVLKSKKGLKSASDILKIGDNEYKIYYNNEIDLEKKLKILNKKGNKNLILNGESQYQDNPKFEFMFSTGNYKALRSIAKIAYEAYLHFGGNIIWVKHLISYIKGYSAGYIVFPNYNEYPAVEDFWDNKPTHSILIYGKTEIRQLIAQISLFDTWRYIVILNDNYLGENVLITFIQNIEGEIQENKIEYKNIIFPPEIEKDNLQYITPKNTLILQSYSYRLQRLFAYENIKSKIGTRLYTDILNYKKGTIITKEIAMDISKNSISNFRSEVIDFNNSRFQT
- a CDS encoding SH3 domain-containing protein; translated protein: MKNHYWIIILISIFFNIVCKENVEQKVDKESEHFYNIAKPNLNIRSEPNEISQKIGSIEFGKIVTVISKEKIPAKINNINGHWVKIQYKGSTGWVFDSFLSKELHSFYLVDKIIKTEKAPSNSYSYILKSTDDFEEKCNEEFDSKFCFFIISDDKNYNSQVFEKIYPLYWDKNDNLIGIRKYDDNDNTHIDYFRFNKSNKFKPEELLSYSYIKNNDSSLQLPEEYIDYSFKYLEKVCKDSNCFYFIKPTNSTEVILEYIKAGIKHTILKIENDSDFKLETSPENATFYSSNKKFEIDFINYKIKEL